From Methylopila sp. M107, a single genomic window includes:
- a CDS encoding imelysin family protein: MPCRLAMALAFLALPAAASAATPEPGPLAIKVIETVLLPRYDALASTTATQASDWRKACADGDAANDATALRDDFQKASDAWSSVEFFTTGPVSVSLRPDRLFFAPDRRNTVAKALSELVAKAKDGEVPAETVRSISVAAQGFPALERVLYEPGEGDAAARCRAGLAIADNLSHIAADIATEWRSVEGPLAKLKAGKGDPVHFADPAQAAARLMTDLAGGVQRINDLKLLPVLGADVDAARPKAAEGWRSGRSARAIRITTASLVETAKVFSGAAPADVAAASAKDFAAAQAAVGKLPDDLGQAAADPKRRKTLDGAVAALKLAQRDLAGNLAPALGIPLGFNALDGD; this comes from the coding sequence ATGCCCTGTCGCCTCGCCATGGCCCTGGCCTTTCTGGCCCTTCCGGCCGCCGCATCGGCCGCGACGCCGGAGCCCGGGCCGCTCGCGATCAAGGTGATCGAGACGGTCCTGCTGCCGCGCTACGATGCGCTGGCCTCCACCACCGCGACGCAGGCGTCGGACTGGCGCAAGGCCTGCGCGGACGGCGACGCCGCGAACGACGCGACGGCCTTGCGCGACGACTTCCAGAAAGCCTCGGACGCGTGGTCTTCCGTCGAGTTCTTCACCACCGGCCCGGTCAGCGTCTCGCTCCGCCCCGACCGCCTGTTCTTCGCGCCGGACAGGCGCAACACCGTCGCGAAAGCGCTCAGCGAACTCGTCGCGAAGGCGAAGGACGGCGAGGTTCCGGCCGAGACGGTGCGGTCGATCAGCGTCGCGGCGCAGGGCTTTCCGGCGCTGGAGCGCGTGCTCTACGAGCCGGGCGAGGGCGACGCCGCCGCGAGGTGCCGCGCCGGGCTCGCGATCGCGGACAACCTCTCCCACATCGCCGCCGACATCGCGACCGAATGGCGATCGGTGGAGGGGCCGCTCGCGAAGTTGAAGGCGGGGAAGGGCGATCCGGTGCACTTCGCCGATCCCGCCCAGGCGGCCGCGCGGCTGATGACGGACCTTGCCGGCGGCGTCCAGCGCATCAACGATTTGAAACTGCTGCCGGTGCTCGGCGCCGACGTCGACGCCGCGAGGCCGAAGGCGGCGGAGGGCTGGCGCTCGGGCCGGTCGGCGCGCGCGATCCGGATCACGACCGCAAGCCTGGTTGAGACCGCCAAGGTGTTTTCGGGCGCAGCCCCCGCCGATGTGGCGGCAGCGAGCGCCAAGGATTTTGCGGCGGCGCAGGCCGCTGTCGGCAAGCTCCCGGATGATCTCGGCCAGGCGGCCGCCGATCCGAAGCGCCGCAAGACGCTCGACGGGGCGGTCGCGGCATTGAAGCTCGCGCAGCGCGATCTCGCCGGCAATCTGGCCCCCGCGCTCGGCATCCCGCTCGGCTTCAACGCGCTCGATGGGGACTGA
- a CDS encoding fumarylacetoacetate hydrolase family protein, whose amino-acid sequence MKLVRFGDAGAERPGLVDADGTIRDLSGVVPDIAGEALTAAGLKRIRDHDPASLPKAPDGARLGPCVGGVRNFLGVGLNFADHAAETGMRLPKEPILFNKAPNCVVGPHDDVMLPKTSVKVDWEVELAFVIGERASNVEEADALSHIAGVCICNDVTERSFQTERSGQWTKGKGCPTFGPLGPWLVTLDEAGDLDNLALTLDVNGRRMQDGSTSTMIFRIPFLLSYISSFMTLDPGDVVTTGTPPGVGMALDPPTFLKAGDTMRLGITGLGEQSQTVVPWRDTSDGRGSSAYKTGFDIPR is encoded by the coding sequence ATGAAACTGGTGCGGTTCGGAGACGCCGGCGCGGAGCGGCCCGGCCTGGTCGATGCGGACGGGACGATCCGGGACCTGAGCGGCGTGGTTCCCGACATCGCCGGCGAGGCGCTGACGGCCGCCGGCCTGAAGCGCATCCGCGACCACGACCCCGCTTCGCTGCCCAAGGCGCCGGACGGCGCGCGGCTCGGCCCGTGCGTCGGCGGCGTGCGCAACTTCCTCGGCGTCGGCCTCAACTTCGCGGACCATGCGGCCGAGACCGGCATGCGGCTGCCGAAGGAGCCGATCCTGTTCAACAAGGCGCCGAACTGTGTCGTCGGCCCGCATGACGACGTGATGCTGCCCAAGACCTCCGTGAAGGTCGACTGGGAGGTCGAGCTCGCCTTCGTGATCGGCGAGCGCGCCTCGAATGTCGAGGAGGCCGACGCGCTCTCGCACATCGCCGGGGTGTGCATCTGCAATGACGTCACCGAGCGATCGTTCCAGACGGAACGGTCCGGCCAGTGGACCAAGGGCAAGGGCTGCCCGACCTTCGGACCGCTGGGCCCCTGGCTCGTCACGCTCGACGAGGCGGGCGACCTCGACAATCTGGCGCTTACGCTCGACGTCAACGGCCGCCGGATGCAGGACGGCTCGACCTCGACGATGATCTTCCGGATCCCGTTCCTGCTGAGCTACATTTCGAGCTTCATGACGCTCGATCCGGGCGACGTCGTCACGACCGGCACGCCGCCCGGCGTCGGCATGGCGCTCGATCCGCCGACCTTCCTGAAGGCCGGCGACACCATGCGCCTCGGCATCACGGGCCTCGGCGAGCAGAGCCAGACTGTCGTACCCTGGCGCGACACGAGCGACGGTCGCGGCTCCTCCGCTTACAAGACCGGCTTCGACATCCCGCGCTGA
- a CDS encoding GFA family protein, with protein MNGSCHCGAVQITAPNAPENVTECHCSICRRYGALWAYYPTASVGFSGPTTAYVWGRRYIEHLRCDACGCVVGWMPRDRGYAHCGVNARMFDGLDLETVERIVEEDASD; from the coding sequence ATGAACGGCAGCTGTCACTGCGGCGCGGTGCAAATCACGGCGCCGAATGCGCCGGAAAACGTGACCGAGTGCCACTGTTCAATCTGCCGGCGCTACGGCGCGCTCTGGGCCTATTACCCCACCGCGAGCGTCGGCTTTTCCGGGCCGACGACGGCCTATGTCTGGGGCCGCAGATACATCGAACATCTGCGCTGTGACGCGTGCGGCTGTGTTGTCGGCTGGATGCCGCGCGACCGGGGCTACGCGCATTGCGGCGTCAATGCCCGGATGTTCGACGGCCTGGACCTCGAAACCGTAGAGCGCATCGTCGAGGAGGACGCGTCGGACTGA
- a CDS encoding SDR family oxidoreductase, producing MDLGIAGRTAIVCASSKGLGRGCAEALAAEGCRVVINGRDGARLDTVAAEIRERTGAEVIAVAGDVATREGQDALLSAAPSPDILVNNNAGPPRKDFRELTREAVLAGVVANMVTPIELVQRVIDGMSERGFGRIVNITSASVKAPITGLDLSSGARAGLTAFLAGVARTVADRNVTINAILPGMFDTDRLRGGFPAEAKLKGVSAEEVAAARMSSVPARRFGSPEEFGQLCAYLCSAQAGYITGQNFLIDGGAFPGAF from the coding sequence ATGGATCTCGGCATAGCCGGCCGCACCGCAATCGTCTGCGCCTCGTCCAAGGGGCTCGGGCGCGGCTGCGCCGAGGCGCTTGCAGCGGAGGGCTGCCGCGTCGTGATCAACGGGCGGGACGGCGCACGGCTCGACACGGTCGCGGCCGAGATTCGGGAGCGCACCGGCGCTGAGGTGATCGCGGTCGCGGGCGACGTCGCGACCCGCGAGGGGCAGGACGCGCTGCTCAGCGCCGCCCCCTCCCCCGACATCCTCGTCAACAACAACGCGGGCCCGCCCCGGAAGGATTTTCGCGAGCTCACGCGCGAGGCTGTGCTGGCCGGCGTCGTCGCCAACATGGTGACGCCGATCGAACTCGTGCAGCGCGTGATCGACGGCATGAGCGAGCGCGGCTTCGGGCGGATCGTCAACATCACCTCGGCGTCCGTGAAGGCCCCGATCACGGGGCTCGACCTGTCGAGCGGCGCGCGGGCCGGCCTGACCGCTTTCCTTGCGGGCGTCGCCCGGACGGTGGCGGACAGGAACGTCACCATCAACGCCATCCTTCCCGGCATGTTCGACACTGACCGCCTGCGCGGCGGCTTCCCGGCGGAGGCGAAACTGAAGGGCGTGTCGGCCGAGGAGGTCGCGGCCGCGCGGATGTCGAGCGTGCCGGCGCGGCGGTTCGGCAGCCCGGAGGAGTTCGGCCAGCTCTGCGCCTATCTCTGCTCGGCGCAGGCCGGCTACATTACCGGCCAGAACTTCCTGATCGACGGCGGCGCGTTCCCCGGCGCATTCTGA
- a CDS encoding multicopper oxidase family protein: MSRLSPTRRTLLGGGLAVAGVGLLSARGFARGPTPAALPARTLAPATGEKQVSFTAAERSLRLMGPDRPASRVWTYADEPFHLVRLKQGETLAVDFENRLPEHTSIHWHGLRIPNDQDGVPYLTQPPVKPGKRHAYRFTPPDAGTFWFHPHCDTVAQLGRGLAGVMVVDGDETRAYDADVALVLKDWRLDEQTGDWLPFSTTRGALRAGTFGTVRTANAEVAPVIKLPAGGDCRIRILNFDSTRVGDLSFDGMEAAVVAIDGNPVPPFPLTDWRLGPAMRLDVVVRAPKAGGQGALVDYFSAKPVTLATFSGEGEDRPAQPFDPAPLSRGDIPEPKLKSAERLRLAFATAAGGKSALAAAGSDDALEQALLDSLCAAEKTNWSINGDSWPAGDHSRVPPPLFSLKQGRTYVAELSNETPHVHPIHLHGFTFKVLSSTRAGTPVHYADTVLLTPKERITIAFVADRPGDWMVHCHLIEHQETGMMGYVKVA, encoded by the coding sequence ATGTCGCGTTTGTCTCCCACTCGCAGAACCCTCCTCGGCGGCGGCCTCGCGGTCGCCGGCGTCGGCCTGCTGTCGGCGCGCGGCTTCGCCAGGGGACCGACGCCGGCCGCGCTGCCCGCCAGAACGCTCGCGCCGGCGACTGGCGAGAAGCAGGTCTCGTTCACGGCGGCCGAACGCTCGCTCAGGCTGATGGGCCCGGATCGCCCGGCCTCGCGGGTCTGGACCTATGCGGACGAACCGTTCCATCTCGTTCGCCTGAAGCAGGGCGAAACGCTCGCCGTCGACTTCGAAAACCGGCTCCCCGAGCACACGTCGATCCATTGGCATGGGCTTAGAATACCGAACGACCAGGACGGCGTGCCCTACCTCACGCAACCCCCCGTAAAACCCGGCAAGCGCCACGCCTATCGCTTCACGCCGCCCGACGCCGGCACCTTCTGGTTCCACCCGCATTGCGACACCGTCGCCCAGCTCGGGCGGGGGCTTGCGGGCGTCATGGTGGTCGATGGCGACGAGACGCGAGCGTACGACGCCGATGTCGCGCTCGTGCTGAAGGACTGGCGGCTCGACGAGCAGACCGGCGACTGGCTGCCGTTCTCGACGACGCGCGGCGCGCTGCGGGCCGGCACCTTCGGCACGGTCCGGACCGCGAACGCCGAAGTCGCGCCGGTGATAAAGCTGCCGGCCGGCGGCGATTGCCGCATCCGCATCCTCAACTTCGATTCGACCCGCGTTGGCGATCTGTCGTTCGACGGGATGGAGGCCGCGGTCGTCGCGATCGACGGCAATCCCGTGCCGCCGTTCCCGTTGACCGACTGGCGCCTCGGCCCCGCGATGCGTCTCGACGTCGTGGTCCGCGCGCCGAAAGCGGGCGGGCAGGGCGCGCTGGTCGACTATTTTTCGGCCAAGCCCGTGACGCTCGCGACTTTTTCGGGTGAGGGCGAGGACCGGCCGGCACAACCGTTCGATCCGGCTCCGCTGTCGCGCGGCGACATTCCGGAGCCGAAGCTCAAGAGCGCCGAACGGCTGCGGCTCGCTTTCGCGACGGCGGCCGGCGGCAAGTCGGCGCTCGCGGCGGCGGGGAGCGACGACGCGCTCGAACAGGCGCTGCTCGACAGCCTCTGCGCGGCCGAAAAGACCAACTGGAGCATCAATGGCGACAGCTGGCCGGCGGGCGATCACTCCCGCGTGCCGCCGCCGCTGTTCAGCCTGAAGCAGGGGCGCACCTATGTGGCGGAGCTCTCGAACGAGACGCCGCACGTCCACCCGATCCACCTCCACGGCTTCACGTTCAAGGTGCTGTCCTCGACCCGCGCCGGCACGCCGGTCCACTACGCTGATACTGTCCTGCTGACGCCGAAGGAGCGCATCACCATCGCCTTCGTCGCCGACCGCCCCGGCGACTGGATGGTCCACTGCCACCTGATCGAACATCAGGAGACCGGCATGATGGGCTATGTGAAGGTCGCGTGA
- a CDS encoding TRAP transporter substrate-binding protein, whose amino-acid sequence MERRKFIQTAGVGAIGAATLAAPAIAQSAPKIRWRIASSFPKSLDTIYGGAETFSKAVSEATDGNFTVQVFAAGEIVPGLEAANAVTNGTVEAAHTCSYYYVGKDPTFALGSVVPFGLNTRHQNAWLHTGGNALLDEFYAKYNFIGLPCGGTGAQMGGWWRKEINTLDDLKGVKMRIAGLAGQTMAKLGVVPQQIAGGDIYPSLEKGVIDAAEWIGPYDDHKLGFYQVSKNYMYPGWWEGSLNVHLFINKAKWDELPPAYKAAARGAASIANETMLAKYDAQNPKALREIVASGVKLKPFPRDVMEAAYKASQEIYADLYTKNEAFKKIHENQVAFRNDEVLWFRVAELPFDSFMAQMQSRG is encoded by the coding sequence ATGGAACGCCGCAAGTTCATCCAGACCGCAGGCGTCGGCGCCATCGGCGCCGCGACGCTCGCGGCGCCCGCGATCGCGCAGTCGGCGCCCAAAATCCGCTGGCGCATCGCGTCCAGCTTCCCGAAGTCGCTCGATACGATCTATGGCGGGGCCGAGACCTTCTCGAAGGCGGTCTCCGAGGCGACCGACGGCAATTTCACCGTCCAGGTCTTCGCCGCCGGCGAGATCGTGCCGGGCCTCGAGGCCGCCAACGCCGTCACCAACGGCACCGTCGAGGCGGCGCACACCTGCTCGTACTATTACGTCGGCAAGGACCCGACCTTCGCGCTGGGCTCCGTCGTGCCGTTCGGGCTCAACACCCGCCACCAGAACGCGTGGCTGCACACGGGCGGCAACGCTCTGCTCGACGAGTTCTACGCCAAGTACAACTTCATCGGTCTGCCCTGCGGCGGCACCGGCGCCCAGATGGGCGGCTGGTGGCGCAAGGAGATCAACACGCTCGACGACCTCAAGGGCGTGAAGATGCGCATCGCAGGCCTCGCCGGCCAGACCATGGCGAAGCTCGGAGTGGTGCCGCAGCAGATCGCCGGCGGCGACATCTATCCGTCGCTCGAAAAGGGCGTGATCGACGCGGCCGAATGGATCGGGCCGTATGACGACCACAAGCTCGGCTTCTACCAGGTCTCCAAGAACTACATGTATCCCGGCTGGTGGGAAGGTTCCCTCAACGTCCACCTGTTTATCAACAAGGCGAAGTGGGACGAGCTGCCCCCGGCCTACAAGGCCGCCGCCAGGGGCGCGGCGTCGATCGCCAACGAGACGATGCTGGCGAAGTACGACGCCCAGAATCCCAAGGCTCTTCGCGAGATCGTGGCCTCCGGCGTCAAGCTGAAGCCGTTCCCGCGCGACGTGATGGAGGCCGCTTACAAGGCGAGCCAGGAAATCTACGCCGACCTCTACACGAAAAACGAGGCGTTCAAGAAGATCCACGAGAACCAAGTCGCGTTCCGCAACGACGAGGTGCTGTGGTTCCGGGTGGCCGAGCTGCCGTTCGACAGCTTCATGGCGCAGATGCAGAGCCGCGGCTGA
- a CDS encoding DUF1513 domain-containing protein, translated as MLGGAAITGLAPKSGRADPIGGVMGSAADPDGGFRVGLLGGDLAVFDASSVPVRLHALSPRADGLEAVAVGRRPSDVAFVLDGRGATIRSTFRASVGRRFSGHGAYAPRGADFLSAEIDAATGEGFVVVRDVAGGYAAKGEFRSAGVGPHELIPVGGMVAVANGAKEPKSEPGIAALGHTKARSNLALLDAATGQVAQVAAVEDDLATLSLRHLVAAPDGGVIVGAQDTAKGAHDAPLVARLDGDRLRWIDPGYEASARFGGYVGQLAIDVSGRYLAASGPIGGVVGVFDLASDSLLGLVAAPDCCAVAADGTTGGFIAATGLGEVIRIASHEGGAAAVERRATRLRWDNHLTPLA; from the coding sequence ATGCTAGGCGGCGCGGCGATCACGGGGCTCGCTCCAAAATCCGGCCGCGCCGATCCGATCGGCGGCGTGATGGGCTCGGCGGCCGATCCCGACGGTGGTTTTCGCGTCGGGCTGCTCGGCGGAGACCTCGCAGTATTCGACGCCTCGTCCGTTCCGGTGCGCCTTCACGCGCTGTCGCCGCGCGCCGACGGGCTGGAGGCGGTCGCGGTCGGGCGGAGGCCCAGCGACGTCGCCTTCGTGCTCGACGGGCGGGGGGCGACGATCCGCTCGACCTTCCGGGCAAGCGTGGGACGGCGGTTCTCCGGCCACGGCGCTTATGCGCCGCGTGGCGCGGACTTCCTCTCCGCCGAGATCGACGCCGCGACGGGCGAAGGCTTCGTCGTCGTCCGCGACGTCGCGGGCGGCTATGCGGCGAAGGGAGAGTTCCGCTCCGCCGGCGTCGGGCCGCACGAGCTGATCCCTGTCGGCGGCATGGTCGCGGTCGCGAACGGCGCGAAGGAGCCGAAGTCCGAGCCCGGCATCGCTGCGCTCGGGCACACAAAGGCGCGATCCAACCTCGCTCTGCTCGACGCGGCGACCGGGCAGGTCGCGCAGGTGGCCGCCGTCGAGGACGATCTCGCGACCCTGTCGCTCCGCCACCTCGTCGCGGCCCCTGATGGCGGCGTGATCGTCGGCGCGCAGGACACCGCGAAGGGCGCCCACGACGCGCCGCTGGTCGCGCGGCTCGACGGCGACAGGTTGAGATGGATCGATCCAGGCTATGAGGCCTCCGCCCGGTTCGGCGGCTATGTCGGCCAGCTCGCGATCGACGTCTCGGGCCGCTATCTCGCAGCCTCTGGGCCGATCGGCGGAGTGGTCGGGGTGTTCGACCTCGCCTCCGATTCCCTGCTCGGCCTCGTCGCCGCGCCGGACTGCTGCGCGGTCGCGGCGGACGGGACGACCGGCGGCTTCATCGCCGCGACGGGCCTCGGCGAGGTGATCCGCATCGCGTCGCATGAGGGCGGCGCGGCGGCGGTCGAGCGGCGCGCCACGCGGCTGCGCTGGGACAACCACCTGACCCCGCTCGCCTGA
- the otsB gene encoding trehalose-phosphatase → MTIEAPAHQKTAFRSLPSPPRKPAGFPDGVAFFLDLDGTVLDLAAKPDGVSIPLETVEAIGGIADRLGGAMAVISGRSLGDIDRILAPLRLPAAALHGAELRRFGGGRAGGDRGVPPERLTAALGAFVDARPGLALEDKGASIAVHYRATPERETEVRSRVGDLVERFAPDHELQPGKMVVEVRPRGCNKGVALRALMQEPPFAGRLPWAFGDDLTDEFALEAAISLGGEGVLIGEVDRPTAATSALPSPAAMRGWLEALARRD, encoded by the coding sequence ATGACGATCGAAGCCCCCGCACATCAGAAGACGGCGTTTCGTTCGCTCCCGTCGCCGCCGCGCAAGCCCGCCGGCTTTCCCGACGGCGTCGCCTTCTTCCTCGATCTCGACGGCACGGTGCTCGACCTTGCGGCGAAGCCCGACGGCGTCTCGATCCCGCTTGAGACCGTCGAGGCGATTGGCGGGATCGCGGATCGTCTCGGCGGCGCGATGGCGGTGATCTCGGGCCGCAGCCTTGGCGACATCGACAGGATCCTCGCGCCGCTGCGCCTGCCGGCGGCCGCGCTCCACGGCGCCGAACTGCGCCGGTTTGGCGGCGGACGGGCCGGCGGCGACCGGGGCGTTCCGCCCGAGCGGCTGACGGCTGCGCTCGGCGCCTTCGTCGACGCAAGGCCCGGCCTTGCGCTCGAGGACAAGGGGGCGAGCATCGCGGTGCACTACCGGGCGACGCCCGAGCGGGAGACGGAGGTGCGTTCGCGCGTCGGCGATCTGGTCGAGAGGTTCGCCCCCGATCATGAGCTGCAGCCGGGCAAGATGGTGGTCGAGGTCCGTCCGCGCGGCTGCAACAAGGGCGTCGCGCTGCGCGCGCTGATGCAGGAGCCGCCCTTCGCCGGGCGGCTGCCCTGGGCCTTCGGCGACGACCTCACCGACGAGTTCGCGCTGGAAGCCGCGATCTCGCTTGGCGGGGAGGGCGTGCTGATCGGCGAGGTCGACCGCCCGACGGCCGCGACCAGCGCGCTGCCGAGCCCCGCCGCGATGCGGGGCTGGCTGGAGGCGCTGGCGCGCCGGGACTGA
- a CDS encoding di-heme oxidoredictase family protein yields the protein MGAAIVLLASPASARDLDVAIGKAVFDRLWVQAPASTKSADGLGPLFAARACASCHASSGGRTTFRLSRDDPATHPGLVIRLGDAAGRPDPTYGAQLQPEGLGKAPGEGRASVSFTAATKGAKARPMWSVTDWGYGAPEQRTRASPRVAPSLAGVGLLARVPEAAILAREDPGDRDGDGVSGRAARLENGELGRFGWKASEPTIEAQAASAFLLDLGLSTTARPDPAGDCTEAEPQCLDAPHGAEPGKPEVAPELMAGLFAFVDRRPAPPSASASAKGEKLFAGVGCSACHAPSLPLSGGGEARAFTDLLLHDMGPDLDDGMGEGAAKSAEWRTAPLWGLSRALAQGSGLMHDGRADDVRGAISWHGGEAVGARKRFGALSPADGQALLDYVNGL from the coding sequence GTGGGCGCGGCGATCGTCCTCCTCGCATCCCCCGCATCCGCCCGCGACCTCGACGTCGCGATCGGCAAGGCGGTGTTCGATCGGCTCTGGGTGCAGGCGCCGGCCTCCACGAAATCGGCCGACGGGCTCGGGCCGCTGTTCGCCGCCCGCGCCTGCGCGAGCTGCCATGCGTCGAGCGGCGGCCGGACGACGTTCCGCCTCAGCCGGGACGACCCGGCGACGCATCCGGGCCTGGTGATCCGGCTCGGCGACGCCGCCGGACGGCCTGACCCGACCTATGGCGCGCAGTTGCAGCCCGAGGGGCTCGGCAAGGCGCCGGGGGAGGGGCGCGCGAGCGTCAGCTTCACCGCGGCGACCAAGGGTGCGAAAGCGCGGCCGATGTGGAGCGTGACCGACTGGGGCTATGGCGCGCCGGAGCAAAGAACCCGCGCGTCGCCGCGCGTCGCGCCATCGCTCGCCGGCGTCGGGCTGTTGGCGCGCGTGCCCGAGGCTGCGATCCTGGCCCGCGAGGACCCGGGCGATCGCGACGGCGACGGCGTCTCCGGCCGCGCGGCGCGACTCGAAAATGGCGAACTCGGCCGCTTCGGCTGGAAAGCGAGCGAGCCGACGATCGAGGCGCAGGCGGCGAGCGCCTTTTTGCTCGACCTCGGGCTCTCGACGACCGCGCGGCCCGATCCCGCCGGCGACTGCACGGAAGCGGAGCCGCAATGCCTTGATGCGCCGCACGGGGCTGAGCCCGGAAAACCGGAGGTCGCGCCCGAACTGATGGCCGGCCTCTTCGCCTTCGTGGACCGACGCCCCGCGCCGCCATCGGCTTCGGCTTCGGCGAAGGGCGAAAAACTCTTCGCCGGCGTCGGCTGCTCCGCCTGTCACGCGCCGAGCCTGCCCCTTTCCGGCGGCGGCGAGGCGCGCGCCTTCACCGACCTGCTGCTCCACGACATGGGTCCCGACCTCGACGACGGCATGGGGGAGGGCGCGGCCAAAAGCGCGGAATGGCGCACCGCGCCGCTCTGGGGACTTTCACGCGCCTTGGCGCAGGGCTCGGGATTGATGCATGACGGGCGGGCGGACGATGTGCGCGGCGCGATCTCGTGGCATGGCGGCGAGGCGGTCGGCGCCCGCAAGCGTTTCGGCGCTCTGTCGCCTGCCGATGGCCAAGCGCTGCTCGACTATGTGAACGGGCTTTAG
- a CDS encoding DUF2167 domain-containing protein — protein sequence MKRILQGFALAGALAATHPAQAQTPAPPPAQTAQSVAEARDAELKAAFQAANGVAKHGPATIALSGQGTMELPAGFALVPQPEAGRVMRAQGNSASPDLAALVYPTGEGGWFASIRYVAAGYIRDDDAKDWNADELLENLRAGTEESNELRVAKGIPPIEVRRWIEKPAYDAESHRLVWSALAVDKGAADADGAVNYNTYALGREGYFSLNFITGQAEIDNEKAIARKLLNAIKYDAGKAYGDFNAGTDRVAEFGLAALIGGVAAKKLGLFALIGAFVLKFAKFFLLGGALLFGGLFKLFRRGSAAE from the coding sequence ATGAAACGCATTCTTCAAGGCTTCGCGCTCGCCGGCGCGCTTGCGGCCACGCATCCGGCGCAGGCGCAGACGCCGGCGCCGCCGCCCGCGCAGACGGCGCAAAGCGTCGCGGAGGCGCGGGACGCGGAGCTCAAGGCCGCGTTCCAGGCCGCGAACGGCGTCGCCAAGCACGGGCCCGCCACGATCGCGCTGTCGGGACAGGGGACGATGGAGCTGCCCGCGGGGTTCGCGTTGGTTCCCCAGCCCGAGGCCGGTCGCGTCATGCGCGCGCAAGGCAATTCCGCCAGCCCCGATCTCGCGGCGCTGGTCTATCCGACCGGCGAGGGCGGCTGGTTCGCCTCCATCCGCTATGTGGCGGCCGGCTACATCAGGGATGACGACGCCAAGGACTGGAACGCCGATGAACTGCTGGAAAACCTGCGCGCCGGCACGGAGGAGAGCAACGAACTGCGGGTCGCCAAGGGCATTCCGCCGATCGAGGTCCGCCGGTGGATCGAAAAACCGGCCTACGACGCTGAAAGCCATCGGCTGGTCTGGTCGGCGCTCGCCGTCGACAAAGGCGCGGCCGACGCCGACGGCGCGGTCAACTACAACACCTATGCGCTCGGCCGGGAGGGCTATTTCAGCCTGAACTTCATCACCGGGCAGGCCGAGATCGACAACGAGAAGGCGATCGCCCGCAAGCTCCTGAACGCGATCAAGTACGACGCGGGCAAGGCCTATGGCGACTTCAACGCCGGCACCGACCGGGTCGCCGAATTCGGCCTTGCGGCGTTGATCGGCGGCGTCGCGGCGAAGAAGCTCGGTCTGTTTGCGCTCATCGGCGCCTTTGTGCTGAAGTTCGCCAAGTTCTTCCTGCTCGGCGGCGCGCTGCTGTTCGGCGGCCTGTTCAAGCTGTTCCGCCGCGGGTCCGCCGCCGAGTGA
- a CDS encoding TRAP transporter substrate-binding protein: MERRRFIKSAGAGAIGAAAAATIAAPAIAQSAPKIKWRITSSFPKSLDTIYGGAEVFAKAISDMTDGNFSAQVFAAGELVPGLEAANAVTNGTVEACHTCSYYYVGKDPTFALGTSVPFSLNARQMNAWLRSGGREMLDEFYVQHNIVNLPCGNTGAQMGGWWRKEVNTLDDLKGVKMRIAGLAGQTMAKLGVVPQQIAGGDIYPSLEKGVIDAAEWIGPYDDHKLGFYQVAKFYNYPGWWEGGPCIHLFINKAKWEELPANYKNIAKGAAAIANETMLAKYDNQNPKALREIVASGVKLKPFSREIMEAAYKASQEIYADLYTKNASFKKIHEAQTAFRNEEVLWFRVAELPFDSFMAQMQSRG, encoded by the coding sequence ATGGAACGCCGCAGGTTCATCAAGTCCGCCGGCGCCGGGGCGATCGGGGCGGCCGCGGCCGCGACCATCGCGGCGCCCGCCATCGCGCAGTCGGCGCCGAAGATCAAATGGCGCATCACGTCGAGCTTCCCGAAGTCGCTCGACACGATTTATGGCGGCGCCGAAGTCTTCGCCAAGGCGATCTCGGACATGACCGACGGCAACTTCTCCGCACAGGTCTTCGCCGCGGGCGAGCTTGTGCCGGGCCTCGAAGCTGCGAACGCGGTGACGAACGGCACGGTCGAGGCCTGCCACACCTGTTCGTACTACTATGTCGGCAAGGACCCGACCTTCGCGCTGGGCACCTCCGTCCCGTTCAGCCTGAACGCGCGGCAGATGAACGCCTGGCTGCGGTCCGGCGGCCGCGAGATGCTCGACGAGTTTTATGTCCAGCACAACATCGTCAACCTGCCCTGCGGGAACACCGGCGCGCAGATGGGCGGCTGGTGGCGCAAGGAGGTCAACACGCTCGACGACCTCAAGGGCGTGAAGATGCGCATCGCCGGCCTCGCCGGCCAGACCATGGCGAAGCTCGGCGTGGTGCCGCAGCAGATCGCCGGCGGCGACATCTATCCGTCGCTCGAAAAGGGCGTGATCGACGCGGCCGAATGGATCGGGCCGTATGACGACCACAAGCTCGGCTTCTACCAGGTCGCCAAGTTCTACAATTATCCCGGCTGGTGGGAGGGCGGGCCCTGCATCCACCTCTTCATCAACAAGGCGAAGTGGGAAGAGCTGCCGGCGAACTACAAGAACATCGCCAAGGGCGCGGCCGCGATCGCCAATGAAACGATGCTGGCGAAATACGACAACCAGAACCCCAAGGCGCTGCGCGAGATCGTGGCGTCTGGCGTGAAGCTCAAGCCGTTCTCGCGCGAGATCATGGAGGCCGCCTACAAGGCGAGCCAGGAAATCTACGCCGACCTCTACACGAAGAACGCCTCGTTCAAGAAGATCCACGAGGCGCAGACCGCCTTCCGCAACGAGGAGGTGCTGTGGTTCCGCGTGGCCGAGCTCCCGTTCGACAGCTTCATGGCGCAGATGCAGAGCCGCGGCTGA